A segment of the Candidatus Thorarchaeota archaeon genome:
GCTCCTCTTGCCAAGGGAACCCACAAGATTGACATCTCTCTTGTGACAAAGGAAGCAGGCAGGCTTGCCTTCGATGTACAGGATGAGATAGTATAGGACCGGAACTCGCGACCGATACTCGCGGCCACTCTGCACGTTTGTGAAACGGGGTGGCCGTGTGTAACAACTGAAAATGTGGCCATGGACGGAAGACGTCTGGCGAGTGCTCCTTGTGATGAGGCGATTAGACCACAGGAATGCAGTACGCTGTTGATTTTGTCAACGGTTCGGTGCTCCTGTACTCCATTGAGGCACAACAGTTTTGAGCCGGAGCTGGTACGAGGGAACCGGTGATTCGCGATATACGTCAAGATCCGCAATGATGGAGCCCTTGGTATAGGACGCGCCACGGAGGGCTCTGCAGAGATCACCATAGGATATGGTGAGGCGCACATGATTGCGGCCGCTCTAGAGAAGCTGGCTCAGACTGCCAGGAACTACAAGCAGACCTACCACAAGACCACGGATGTGGGTGGAGGCAACAGGATAGATTTCGAGCGCGCCGAAGATGGAACAATCACCATCGCAGGTGATAAGCAGAAGTACCACCTGACAGAACAAGAGGTCAGGCAACTGGCAGAGAGCCTCAAGAATCTCCCACCTGTCGAGATTGCACCGTCATCAGACTATGTGCAGAAGACACAACCTCAAGGCAACCTGTGCATAGTTGTGAAGAACGGAGGCAAGTCTGCACTTGTCAAGGTGACAGAGGCTGCTCTTCTAAAGACAGAGATACTCAGCAGCATGGAGAGCCGCTTCTTCCAGGAACACATGGACATCGACGGCAGGAGAATAAGCATCAACAGGACTAGTGACCTCAAGTGGAGTCTGTCAATAGACGGCAACCAGATCAACTTCACTGCTTATGAGATAGAGGCACTTGTCGCAGGGCTACACAATTCGGTGCTCGAAGTGCTCATGGACCTTGTCAAGTCAACTGGGTCTGATGACGTCGCAGACATCAGAGTCAAGAGCTACATTCAGAGGATCGAACAGGATGTCACCAAGATAGTTGCGGACCACAAGACCGGCAAGGATGTGGTGAAGGCGATAGTGGCATCCGCACGAAAGATAGTTGCAAGCACGGCGGATGCAGACACACGCACCGAGGAGTTCATAGAGATGTGCAAGTACGTCTACTCAAGAGTGGACCGCAGCTTTGTGGATGCCATCTTGGGATTCCTCGCCAAGGTGTTCGTCGTCAACAGCGGGTAGGTTTCTCCTCGCCCGCCCAAAACTCTTATCGGGAGAGCCACACTGGCACGGGCCGCGGAGTTGCATGTCCGTTGTGCTCTCATTACGCAGGCCAGCTCCTCCACAGGTGGGGTTCCAAGGTCCCCGTCCAAGTCTATCGGATGGTCCGTCTTCACCGGACACCATTCACCACGATACTGAGGAACATGTTCGAGGTGCTAGAAGCTCACCATGCACGGTTCGCGTTTCCAGTGGTTGCTGCAGTTGCAAGAATGAGACCTGAGCTGATCAGGGAGATACTGGAGGCAGGTCATGAGGTCGCGAGTCATGGCTACAATCATGTCAGGTACCCCCAGATGTCACCCGAGAAGAGAAAGAGAGATTTGGCACTGAGCCTCCAGTCGTTGAGAAGACTGGGTGCGACCGTGAAGGGGTTTCGCGCACCATATGACAACTACACCGATGACATGCCGGAGATGCTCAGTGTCAGTGGACTAGCATGGGACGGAGGATTCGGCTATCGGCCAGAACACCGGGACAAGAGTGAACCGTTCAAGGTGAGTATCACTGGCGGGCAGACTGGAACAACGTTCATCCCGTTGAGTGTCTGGAGTGACGACCTTATGATAGACACATTGGGCTGGCGGCCCGGACAGGTGACCAAGCAGCTGGGCAGAGAGGTGCAGAGAGCGGCCGAGCACGGGGGCGTCCTGATGTTCGACCTGCACCCGATAAGGATTGGGCAGAGAGAGTACGTGGGTTGTCTCGACGCGACACTTGAACTGGCAATGCATCTTGGTGCATGGTGTCCAACACCTGCAGAGGCTGTGGAATACTGGAACAAGCATCGTCGATGGAAGAGTGACAGCAGTTTCTGTCTGCTGTTGACAGGCGACATTGACAACTGGACCTTCGCAGACTACGTACGGAGGACCCTTTGGCAGAGGGCCCTATCTCAGAATCAGACGTGAGGAGAAGACCGAAATGGGAAAGACACTCGGAAGACTGTTGAGGATACTGGCGTGGCTGGCCCCTGTCTATCAGTTCAGGGCGTCGGCACACAGGAAGTGCGGGGTCAAGATTGGAAAGGGCGTCTTCATGGGGTACATGGTGCACATAGACAGTGAGCATCCCGAACTCGTAGAGATTGGAGACTGGGTCTCAATAGGGCCGGGCGTGAAGATAATGGCGCACTCTGGAGCAAGTCCGTTTCACCAGAGGACAGGGTCCTATAGCGAACCCCCTGCCAAGGTCATAGTGGAGGATGGAGCATGGATAGCGACAGGGGCCATCATCCTCCCGGGAGTGAGAATCGGAAGAGGTGCAATAGTGGCCGCAGGGGCCGTTGTCAGCAGAGATGTCCCTCCGATGACACTTGTGGCAGGTAATCCTGCACGGGCGGTTCAAAAGCTTGAGGTCAGACGTTCTGGCCATCAAGCTTCTTCGCAAGGGTCTTCCTGAGGTCGCCGACCGTAAGTATCTCGACAACCTCTTCGTCTTGAAAGAACACCCCAAACTCACTCTCAATCTCGCTCACGAGCACAACATGGGCCATGGAGTCCCACGCCTCGTGTTCCTTTCGCCTCAGGTTGTCGGAGATCTCATCCTTCCTGACAAGAAGGACCTTTGAGATTATCTCATCGAGGCGGTCCAAATTACTGCTCATACTCATTCCTCAATCAACTGAATCCATTCTGGGACTGCGAGCTTCTTCTCGGTCAGACGCAGCACGAATACTCTAGTGCCCTTGTCGTCTGCTGACACCAGTTCGAAGCCGTGCTGCTCAAAGAAGTCCTTGGCCGGAGCGTTCTTCTTGGTGGGAATGAACTCGCCATACACCTCTGTTGCACCCTGTGCCTGAGCATCGGACACCATCTTCACAAGGAGGGCGGTCTCCACAGACCGACCGATGACCCTGCAGCTCATGAGAAACGAGTCTATCCACCAGCGATTGTCCCTCTTCTTGAGAATTCCAACTCCGACAAGCCCTTCGTCGCCGAACCGGTCAGTCACCGACATGCCATATACTATGCTGTCAGCTGAACTGCTCATGGAACGCACTTCCACTTCGGTGTAGCGCCTTGTAGTCACGTTGAACTGGTTCGTCTTGTTAATCAGCTGGACTATTCGCGGAGTCGTGAACGCATCGGCCCTCTTGATGTGTACCTTGAGTTCCAGCGTGCGAAGGAACTCCTCAAGTGAGGCGGACTGGCTTTCCAACTCGGTCCTCTTGCGCCGACCTGCATACATCGAACCACGTTCAAGGTCCTCTTTGGTGATGGCCAGCACGTCAAATACACTCAGCTGCTCAATCGTAGCACGGTAGAGGTGAGGGTTCTTTGGAAGGTCCACCACCATAACATCCGGACAGCCCTGTCGGACAAGCTCACGTTCGTGAGGGTTGTCATCAATGAACACCATGCTGTCCAGCCCTATGCCTATCTCTTCGGCGAGCTCCACAATATTCTGTACCTTGCTCTGCCAGTTGATTCTCAGTGCTGCAAAGTGCTCCTCTCGCAACACCTGATATGGATGTTCACGAATGACCTTCATGGCATCCTCAGGGTTGTTTTTGCTGTCGACTGCGAGTATGACTCCTCGGTTGTACAGACTCAGCAGTGCGCGCTGAAAATCGACATACTCCAGACCGGGGGAGGTGTTCCCTAGCTTTATCCCCTCGAATCCATCCTCGCCAATTATGCCACCCCAGAGTGTGTTGTCCAGGTCCAGCACAATGCACTTCTTTGACCGGCCCTTGAGCGCCCGGAAATAACGCGTGTACTCGCGAGCGAGATGCACTGTGAAGTCCTCGCCGTACGGGATTGTCCCGCGGTACCACGTATTCCAGTTGACCACCCGAGACTTGCCAAAGTCACTGGCTATGCTGTCGAGATCGACGACAAGCACTCGGCCCTCGTTAAGAAAGGCCTCGGCTAGAGCTCGATTAGCCTCAGTGAAGAGTTCACGAAGTCCACTGCGCAGTTTGTTGTCTGCAATCCCAAAGGGTGTGAAGACGGGCACGATGAAGTTGCTCAGGAGGACAGTCGCCGACAAGTTCTGCACAAGAGCCTTTGCTATGACAGTGAGCTCATCAACACACTTTCGTACGAGTTCCAGACGCATATCTGGGCTCATCTTGACGCACTCGGATATGAAGGCCCTGTCGAGCATTGACCACAGGTCCACATTCAGAATGACCACATCAGGGCGGTGCTCAGTCAGCACCGAGTTAGAACTCAGTGCCTCCTGCCGGTACGTATTGAAGCCTCCAACCAGAGTGACTGGGTGGAAACCTTCCAGTCGGAGCAGTGTGTCCAGACAGGCTGCCAGAGGTTCAAGCGTGGAGGAGCCTATCACAGCAATTCGGACTGTTCTCTGCGGGTCATCGGGAGGAGGAAGAGCCATACCCTGAATTCTCTTGAATGCGCTCCAGAGATTCAGATATGTTGGACTCGCACGTACTGTCTCAAGTATCTCATTGATGGTCCTGGCTGAAGTCGTCAATGTCAATCTCCTCCTATCAAGAGACCGTGGGCAGCAACATCACGCTCATGTCGTAACTCTAACGGGTCCGGGACATATCCGGGTCTCACGGCAAGGGCGACAGCAACAGCCCAATCGCATGTGTGGGATATGCTGACTGTCACTTCGCGTCCCGCCAGCAGCCTTGGACGCACTTCCGGAGCCCCATCCATCTCATGTGTGATCTCGATGTTGTGTAGTGAGAGACCCTTGGGAGACCCGAGTGCCTTTAGAAC
Coding sequences within it:
- a CDS encoding acyltransferase, whose translation is MGKTLGRLLRILAWLAPVYQFRASAHRKCGVKIGKGVFMGYMVHIDSEHPELVEIGDWVSIGPGVKIMAHSGASPFHQRTGSYSEPPAKVIVEDGAWIATGAIILPGVRIGRGAIVAAGAVVSRDVPPMTLVAGNPARAVQKLEVRRSGHQASSQGSS
- a CDS encoding polysaccharide deacetylase family protein, which codes for MVRLHRTPFTTILRNMFEVLEAHHARFAFPVVAAVARMRPELIREILEAGHEVASHGYNHVRYPQMSPEKRKRDLALSLQSLRRLGATVKGFRAPYDNYTDDMPEMLSVSGLAWDGGFGYRPEHRDKSEPFKVSITGGQTGTTFIPLSVWSDDLMIDTLGWRPGQVTKQLGREVQRAAEHGGVLMFDLHPIRIGQREYVGCLDATLELAMHLGAWCPTPAEAVEYWNKHRRWKSDSSFCLLLTGDIDNWTFADYVRRTLWQRALSQNQT
- a CDS encoding HAD-IIIC family phosphatase yields the protein MTTSARTINEILETVRASPTYLNLWSAFKRIQGMALPPPDDPQRTVRIAVIGSSTLEPLAACLDTLLRLEGFHPVTLVGGFNTYRQEALSSNSVLTEHRPDVVILNVDLWSMLDRAFISECVKMSPDMRLELVRKCVDELTVIAKALVQNLSATVLLSNFIVPVFTPFGIADNKLRSGLRELFTEANRALAEAFLNEGRVLVVDLDSIASDFGKSRVVNWNTWYRGTIPYGEDFTVHLAREYTRYFRALKGRSKKCIVLDLDNTLWGGIIGEDGFEGIKLGNTSPGLEYVDFQRALLSLYNRGVILAVDSKNNPEDAMKVIREHPYQVLREEHFAALRINWQSKVQNIVELAEEIGIGLDSMVFIDDNPHERELVRQGCPDVMVVDLPKNPHLYRATIEQLSVFDVLAITKEDLERGSMYAGRRKRTELESQSASLEEFLRTLELKVHIKRADAFTTPRIVQLINKTNQFNVTTRRYTEVEVRSMSSSADSIVYGMSVTDRFGDEGLVGVGILKKRDNRWWIDSFLMSCRVIGRSVETALLVKMVSDAQAQGATEVYGEFIPTKKNAPAKDFFEQHGFELVSADDKGTRVFVLRLTEKKLAVPEWIQLIEE
- the acpS gene encoding holo-ACP synthase produces the protein MRVLELESIAGFSIGTDIVNVQRIREIAPDSRFFRRVFCDEERSYCSQYGDPAPHLAGLFAAKEAVLKALGSPKGLSLHNIEITHEMDGAPEVRPRLLAGREVTVSISHTCDWAVAVALAVRPGYVPDPLELRHERDVAAHGLLIGGD
- a CDS encoding acyl carrier protein, whose amino-acid sequence is MSSNLDRLDEIISKVLLVRKDEISDNLRRKEHEAWDSMAHVVLVSEIESEFGVFFQDEEVVEILTVGDLRKTLAKKLDGQNV